A segment of the Butyrivibrio fibrisolvens genome:
GACATTCGCGAGATGAATTCCTGCTGGACAAGATTTTGGTGCTTGATCTCGTCAAGCTGGTTCTTTAGCTCTTCATTTTCTCTTTTTAAGGCTTCAACACTGTTATTCATATTCACGTGCAAAGCTCCTTAATTTAATATAATTTTCAAAGACCCAAAAATCATTTATCAACTGCCATCCTCAGGAATCTTCTAGATTTTAGTTATTTTTAAATGTATGAAGTCTGAGTAATAGCCACATAAAAATATCGTTAATGCGATTATATATATATCATATCACGAACTATTCTTGTGTTAAAATATTATATAAAGGATTTGCGATTTATCTTTAATCGCTAAAGTTTTCTACATGGACGTTCGTTTTTTTATTTGCAGGGGGAATCTAATGCAGAATAATATCGCTTCAGATAATCTGAAATATTACCAGGAAATGGATAAGGAAAATATACAAAAATTCAGGGAGGTTCTTGCGACTCTGCCTGAGTTTTGTAAGGCATACTTTAGATCTATCGCAGAAAATACAGCTGTCAGAACAAGACTTGGATATGCTTATGACATAAGGATCTTCTTTGAATTCCTTCATGAAACTAATTCAGTCCTTAATAAGATTGATATCAATGATTTCAAGATCGAAGTCCTTGATATGATCACCAGAGATGATCTTGAAGAATACCTTGAATACGTATCTTTGTACGACAAGAACGGCAAGGAATTCTCTAATACAGAAAATGGCAAAAAAAGAAAAATCGCTGCCATAAGATCTATGTACAACTACTTCTTCAAAACAGACAGAATCCAGACCAACGCTCCATCCAAGATTAACACACCAAAATCTCACGAAAAGGCAATCATAAGACTTGAGCCCAATGAAGTTAAACAGATGCTGGACGTTGTTGAAGACGGCAACAAACTCACTAAAGCCCAGAAAAAATTCCATGATAAGACTAAGGTACGTGACACAGCCATCGTTACTCTCCTTCTAGGAACCGGAATCCGTGTATCTGAGTGCGTAGGCCTTGATATCGAAGATATAGATTTTAATACTAACGGTATACGAATCCACCGAAAAGGCGGTAATGAATCTATCGTTTATTTTGGTGAGGAAGTTGAGGAAGCCTTGAAAGCTTACTTGTCACAGCGTAATCTCATCGTCGCTAACTCAGGCCACGAAGAAGCACTGTTCCTCTCTTTGCAGAACCGCAGGATCACCGTAAGAGCTGTTGAGAATCTGGTTAAAAAATATGCCTCAAACGTTACTACTCTTAAAAAGATTACCCCTCATAAACTCCGTAGTACCTTCGGCACTAACCTCTATAACGAAACCGGTGACATCTACCTTGTAGCAGACGTCTTAGGCCACAAAGACGTAAACACCACCCGTAAACATTATGCAGCTCAAAGCGACGCCAACAGACGCCACGCTGCCAAGATGGTGCACTTGCGAAACACTGATAGTACCGAAGATAGTGATAATTACGAAGATAACTCCAAACACAACGACATCTTCGATCTCTAAATCAACTGAAATTTTGCATATATAAAATTACACGATAACTTTGAA
Coding sequences within it:
- a CDS encoding tyrosine-type recombinase/integrase; the protein is MQNNIASDNLKYYQEMDKENIQKFREVLATLPEFCKAYFRSIAENTAVRTRLGYAYDIRIFFEFLHETNSVLNKIDINDFKIEVLDMITRDDLEEYLEYVSLYDKNGKEFSNTENGKKRKIAAIRSMYNYFFKTDRIQTNAPSKINTPKSHEKAIIRLEPNEVKQMLDVVEDGNKLTKAQKKFHDKTKVRDTAIVTLLLGTGIRVSECVGLDIEDIDFNTNGIRIHRKGGNESIVYFGEEVEEALKAYLSQRNLIVANSGHEEALFLSLQNRRITVRAVENLVKKYASNVTTLKKITPHKLRSTFGTNLYNETGDIYLVADVLGHKDVNTTRKHYAAQSDANRRHAAKMVHLRNTDSTEDSDNYEDNSKHNDIFDL